The following proteins are co-located in the Papaver somniferum cultivar HN1 unplaced genomic scaffold, ASM357369v1 unplaced-scaffold_128, whole genome shotgun sequence genome:
- the LOC113331849 gene encoding mitotic apparatus protein p62-like — MMNKLIEEESQNELDEESERDTESSEREIINKKKNGKRKKNINVSDGEEASSKHKKSKKESNEARKQKTSKKGSPKQTKKVNLGVGPSKKVFVAYGDRPYRAAFNGLAFLVTVMKKRKLLMCFKEATDDEIKFEFVKDYVTCVLTSTPEEFSVITGMSFFEDRQRETKEAMYGGDFKERFQEDEEIDDELEETENELEETEDDEEEEMEQSPNLSEEGEDEEME, encoded by the exons ATGATGAACAAACTAATTGAAGAAGAAAGTCaaaatgaattagatgaagaaagtgAAAGAGATACTGAATCTTCTGAAAGAG AAATCAtcaataagaagaaaaatggtaaacgtaagaAGAATATTAATGTTTCTGATGGAGAAG AAGCAAGCTCAAAACATAAGAAGTCTAAGAAAG AATCAAATGAAGCAAGAAAACAGAAGACATCTAAGAAAGGTTctccaaaacaaacaaaaaaagttaATTTGGGTGTTGGACCATCTAAGAAGG TTTTTGTAGCATATGGAGACAGGCCATATAGAGCAGCTTTTAACGGTTTGGCTTTTCTAGTTACTGTAATGAAGAAACGAAAA TTGTTGATGTGTTTTAAAGAAGCAACAGATGATGAAATAAAGTTTGAATTTGTCAAGGATTATGTAACATGTGTTCTGACGTCCACACCGGAAGAGTTCAGTGTTATAACTGGGATGTCATTCTTTGAAGACAGGCAACGTGAAACAAAGGAGGCAATGTATGGTGGTGACTTTAAAGAGA GATTTCAAGAAGATGAGGAAATTGATGATGAATTAGAGGAAACTGAAAATGAATTAGAGGaaactgaagatgatgaagaggaggaaatGGAACAGTCTCCTAATTTGTCAGAAGAAGGTGAAGATGAGGAAATGGAATAG